In Rhodococcus rhodochrous, a single genomic region encodes these proteins:
- a CDS encoding ABC transporter permease: MKRAVRGELTRLFSTRLPMWALIAAVASGAGLTGLLGLVGPENASPPMPALDTSEGVGIAIGLAGLLLFVPALFGTVAITSEYRHQTIGSTFLAVPRRGRVLGAKLAVYSVFGLAYGLLMSLSSAIALWSVATMRGITLGASAGDLVTLLARLAVAAAIYTMLGMGIGALARNQLVAVGVALGYFYLVEPALMIVPGLGAFYPFLPGGATASLMDFTFLADTVAQESSLGVPALLSPLVGVLVLLGYAAAASVVAVVSPLRRDLA; this comes from the coding sequence TTCTCCACCCGTCTCCCCATGTGGGCACTGATTGCGGCCGTCGCGAGCGGCGCCGGACTCACAGGGCTGCTCGGTTTAGTGGGCCCGGAGAACGCATCGCCTCCGATGCCCGCTCTCGACACCTCGGAAGGTGTGGGAATCGCTATCGGCCTCGCTGGGCTGCTGCTGTTCGTACCCGCACTGTTCGGCACGGTAGCCATCACGAGCGAGTACCGCCACCAGACCATCGGCTCGACGTTCCTTGCGGTGCCTCGTCGCGGCAGGGTGCTCGGCGCAAAGCTGGCTGTCTACAGCGTATTTGGACTCGCTTACGGACTGCTGATGTCGTTGTCGTCGGCAATCGCCTTGTGGTCCGTCGCCACCATGCGCGGAATCACCCTCGGCGCCTCCGCCGGCGACCTGGTGACACTCCTTGCCCGCCTGGCTGTGGCCGCCGCAATCTACACGATGCTCGGCATGGGTATCGGTGCGCTGGCACGCAACCAGCTCGTGGCCGTGGGAGTCGCGCTCGGGTATTTCTATCTTGTTGAGCCTGCGCTCATGATCGTCCCGGGACTCGGTGCCTTCTATCCGTTCCTTCCTGGAGGCGCGACTGCTTCACTGATGGACTTCACGTTCCTCGCCGATACCGTCGCCCAGGAATCTTCGCTGGGAGTGCCCGCATTGCTCTCGCCGCTCGTGGGCGTGCTCGTGCTCCTCGGCTACGCGGCGGCTGCCTCGGTGGTAGCAGTGGTGTCGCCGCTTCGGCGGGATCTCGCGTAG
- a CDS encoding Dabb family protein — translation MFNVVRVVHFDESASIADCAEYVDTVRIAAKELDTVGHFVAPTLPGVINGGNVLVHLRFPSAEIAARHISDFDVILRTPPATYVDGVGYPASSAHRRPDEPHTVYRALLVRVDPEAPAEAVEEFEGDLLKMPGYIPSIVAWRLSRVADSVGRTEWTHVWEQEFTDHEALMGQYLNHPVHWSIVDRWFDPECPEVIVRERVCHTFCAVEDIAIE, via the coding sequence ATGTTTAACGTGGTCAGAGTCGTGCACTTCGACGAGTCCGCAAGCATTGCGGACTGCGCCGAATACGTCGACACCGTTCGGATCGCCGCCAAGGAACTCGACACGGTCGGACACTTCGTCGCTCCCACCCTGCCCGGCGTGATCAACGGTGGCAATGTCCTTGTGCATCTTCGTTTTCCGTCCGCAGAGATCGCCGCTCGCCACATCAGCGATTTCGACGTCATCCTCCGTACACCTCCCGCGACGTATGTGGACGGAGTCGGTTATCCGGCTTCCTCGGCGCACAGACGTCCGGACGAGCCGCACACGGTCTACCGGGCGCTTCTGGTGCGGGTCGACCCCGAGGCCCCGGCCGAAGCCGTCGAGGAGTTCGAAGGTGACCTGTTGAAGATGCCAGGATACATCCCCTCGATCGTCGCCTGGCGCCTGAGCCGGGTAGCGGATTCGGTGGGCCGTACCGAATGGACGCACGTGTGGGAGCAGGAGTTCACCGATCACGAGGCTCTCATGGGCCAGTACCTGAACCATCCGGTCCACTGGAGCATCGTCGACCGCTGGTTCGATCCGGAGTGCCCGGAAGTCATCGTGCGCGAGCGGGTGTGCCACACCTTCTGCGCTGTGGAGGACATCGCCATCGAGTGA